A genomic segment from Lampris incognitus isolate fLamInc1 unplaced genomic scaffold, fLamInc1.hap2 scaffold_147, whole genome shotgun sequence encodes:
- the LOC130132477 gene encoding bile salt-activated lipase-like, whose translation MIKTLGILLAFPVFLGSTSAASLGVVETEGGHVSGKNIQIGLFRSMDVFKGIPFAAKARTFEKPQPHPGWHGILKATKFAKRCLQMSMLQTSSFGSEDCLYLNIWVPHRRYVSVNLPVMIWFFGGGFLVGGSMGPNFLDNYLYSGQEIADKGNVIVVTVGYRVGTLGFLSTGDSDLPGNYGLWDQHAAIAWVHRNIRSFGGDPDNITIFGESAGGASVSFQTLTPHNKGLFKRAIAQSGVAVCPWALNRAPRKVAVEVAQKVGCPVDNTMAACLKLTDAKALTMAAPRVTPGSPDKPGVLLLLLTPVIDGDFIPDEPGKLFHNAADFDYLAGVNNMDGHVFTAKDIPSLDGKEDTPIEDVRRLLRVYTKEKGQPGLDIAFAEYSSNWGPTPSQYAIKITAVDIGTDYIFLAAIQASLYLHAANAKSGRTYSYLFSEPNLMAGPGRPYPHWVGADHADDLQYVFGKPFTTPKAYGDRHRDLSGYLIAYWTNFAKTGDPNKGNMKVPVTWPKFTSTGHQFLEINSKMDENSVGQKMRLRFVTLWTSVLPGLPSVVHDSATPSTSPSSSQPQP comes from the exons CTAGGTGTCGTGGAAACAGAAGGCGGCCATGTTTCAGGGAAGAACATTCAAATTGGACTTTTTCGCTCCATGGACGTTTTCAAAGGAATTCCCTTTGCAGCCAAAGCCAGGACATTTGAGAAACCCCAACCTCATCCGGGTTGGCACG GCATTTTGAAAGCCACCAAATTTGCCAAGAGGTGTCTCCAGATGAGCATGCTCCAGACCTCGTCTTTTGGCAGTGAAGACTGTCTCTACCTCAATATCTGGGTTCCTCATCGCCGATACG TGTCAGTCAATCTCCCAGTGATGATCTGGTTCTTTGGAGGAGGCTTCCTGGTTGGAGGCTCAATGGGGCCTAATTTCCTGGATAACTATCTGTACAGCGGACAGGAGATCGCAGACAAGGGAAATGTAATTGTGGTGACAGTCGGCTATCGTGTAGGGACCTTGGGTTTTCTCAGCACTGGCGACTCTGACCTACCTG GAAACTATGGATTGTGGGATCAGCATGCTGCCATTGCCTGGGTGCACAGGAACATCCGTTCTTTCGGAGGAGACCCCGACAACATCACCATCTTTGGGGAGTCTGCTGGTGGAGCCAGTGTCAGCTTCCAG ACTCTGACTCCCCACAACAAAGGGTTGTTCAAGAGGGCCATTGCTCAGAGTGGAGTCGCCGTCTGCCCCTGGGCACTCAACAGGGCCCCCCGTAAAGTAGCAGTCGAG GTTGCCCAGAAGGTTGGCTGCCCAGTGGATAACACAATGGCAGCCTGTCTAAAATTGACTGATGCGAAGGCTCTCACTATGGCTGCTCCTCGTGTGACACCAGGATCTCCAGATA AACCTGGTGTACTGCTCCTCCTTTTGACTCCTGTAATTGATGGAGATTTCATTCCTGATGAGCCTGGCAAATTGTTTCACAATGCTGCAGACTTTGACTACCTTGCAGGGGTCAATAACATGGATGGACACGTCTTCACAGCCAAAGACATTCCTTCCCTGGACGGCAAAGAGGACACTCCaat AGAGGATGTAAGGAGACTCCTGCGTGTTTATACCAAGGAGAAGGGTCAACCAGGACTGGACATTGCGTTTGCCGAATACTCCTCCAACTGGGGACCAACTCCCAGCCAGTATGCCATCAAGATCACTGCTGTGGACATTGGAACGGATTACATCTTCCTGGCTGCCATACAGGCATCCCTGTACCTCCATGCTGCCAATGCCAA GTCTGGTCGTACGTACTCCTACTTGTTCTCCGAACCCAACTTAATGGCTGGCCCTGGCAGACCCTACCCCCACTGGGTAGGCGCCGACCATGCTGATGATCTGCAGTATGTGTTTGGCAAGCCCTTCACCACACCCAAGGCTTATGGGGACAGGCACAGAGACTTGTCTGGATATTTAATCGCCTACTGGACAAACTTCGCCAAGACTGG AGATCCCAACAAAGGCAATATGAAGGTGCCAGTGACCTGGCCTAAGTTCACCAGTACCGGACACCAGTTCCTGGAAATCAATTCCAAGATGGACGAAAACTCTGTCGGGCAGAAAATGAGGCTGCGTTTTGTGACTCTCTGGACCAGCGTCCTGCCCGGTCTTCCATCTGTCGTTCACGATTCTGCCACACCGTCCACCAGTCCTTCTAGTTCACAACCTCAGCCGTAA